The following coding sequences are from one Halorubrum sp. BOL3-1 window:
- a CDS encoding V-type ATP synthase subunit D: MAEDVKPTRKNLMAIEDRIDLSERGHDTLEQKRDGLIMEFMDILDQAQDVRSEVSENYETAQRKIDMARAMEGDVAVRGAAAALKEHPEITTQSKNIMGVVVPQIESSKVQKSLDERGYGLLGSSARIDEAADAYERLLESIILAAEVETAMKKMLTEIETTKRRVNALEFTLLPTLYENQEYIEQKLEEQEREEIFRMKKIKAKKEEEEAAEEAEEATAAETEESEAAD; the protein is encoded by the coding sequence ATGGCCGAGGATGTCAAACCGACGCGCAAGAACCTGATGGCGATCGAAGACCGGATCGATCTCTCCGAGCGCGGTCACGACACGCTCGAACAGAAGCGCGACGGCCTCATCATGGAGTTCATGGACATTCTCGACCAGGCGCAGGACGTTCGGTCGGAGGTGTCCGAGAACTACGAGACGGCCCAGCGCAAGATCGACATGGCCCGAGCGATGGAGGGCGACGTCGCCGTCCGCGGCGCGGCCGCGGCGCTGAAGGAACACCCCGAGATCACGACCCAGTCGAAGAACATCATGGGCGTCGTGGTCCCGCAGATCGAATCCTCGAAGGTCCAGAAGAGCCTCGACGAGCGGGGATACGGCTTGCTCGGCTCCTCGGCGCGGATCGACGAGGCCGCCGACGCCTACGAGCGGCTGCTCGAATCGATCATCCTCGCCGCCGAGGTCGAGACGGCGATGAAGAAGATGCTCACGGAGATCGAGACGACCAAGCGCCGCGTGAACGCCCTGGAGTTCACGCTGCTCCCGACCCTGTACGAGAACCAAGAGTACATCGAACAGAAGCTCGAAGAGCAGGAGCGCGAGGAGATCTTCCGCATGAAGAAGATCAAAGCGAAAAAAGAGGAAGAGGAGGCCGCCGAAGAGGCCGAAGAGGCCACGGCCGCCGAGACCGAGGAATCGGAGGCCGCCGACTGA
- a CDS encoding DEAD/DEAH box helicase, which produces MPEQSGMDAFAHLGTEVREALSERGFTTPTEPQREAIPPLSAGKNALVLAPTGTGKTETAMLPVFDALVDARDAPGDPPREGISTLYITPLRALNRDMMDRLEWWGDRLDVEVAVRHGDTTRYERSQQADDPPDVLITTPESLQAVLTGSKMRVALESVEHVVIDEVHELASAKRGAQLTVGLERLRRVAGPFQRVGLSATVGDPEEVGRFLVGVGKRDPDRPGDRAFETVEVAAGTRTDVRVLDPEITDADSRLAGELAVDETTASHVRTIREIVAEHESTLVFVNTRQTAEALGSRFKTLAEKEREAAESGSRERGGDTADPDEVTEIELHHGSLSKEVRIDVEDRFKSGDLDGLVCTSSMELGIDVGRVDHVVQYGSPREVARLLQRVGRAGHRRDLVSEGTVVTQGGDDTLEAMAIARRAGDELVEPANIHHGSLDTVANQIVGVVMDGGDVHAREAYATVTSAYPFEDLSEPEFQEVVRELDGNRLLWLDEETDILEKSGGTWQYFYANLSMIPDESTYEVYDMSSRRGIGTLDEQFVVNFAGPGETFVQRGEMWRITEVDEEEERVNVTPIPDPTGEVPSWVGQEIPVPRPVAEEVGEIRGEAATALDAGSTPGAVAADLAERYPADEATVAAALETVVDHVDAGHPVPTDERVVIEGSARTVAVDAAFGHEVNETLARLLAALVGQRAGSSVGMDVDPYRIEFEVPHGVTPGTFREVLETTDADRLEAYLELAVKKSDALKFTLAQVAAKFGAVKRYREGRGKFGGDRLLAALEDTPVYDEALREVFHADLAAPETAELLAAIQSAASGGDGVAVEIARERTPLGTAGRSAGTEFLVPDNADADVIETVRERIQDDRVILFCLHCTDWRHTTKVRRVRDQPECPDCGSTRIAALNPWDDETVTAVRATEKDDEQERRTERAHRAASLVQTHGKRAVIALAARGVGPHNAARIINKLREDEDEFYRDVLRQEREYARTQSFWD; this is translated from the coding sequence ATGCCGGAACAGTCGGGCATGGACGCGTTCGCGCACCTCGGGACCGAGGTCCGCGAGGCGCTCTCCGAACGGGGGTTCACGACGCCCACCGAACCCCAACGCGAGGCGATCCCGCCGCTTTCCGCGGGAAAAAACGCCCTCGTCTTAGCCCCCACGGGCACCGGGAAAACGGAGACCGCGATGCTTCCCGTCTTCGACGCGCTCGTCGACGCCCGCGACGCCCCGGGTGACCCGCCCCGCGAGGGCATTTCCACGCTGTACATCACCCCGCTCCGCGCGCTCAACCGCGACATGATGGACCGGCTGGAGTGGTGGGGCGACCGGCTCGACGTCGAGGTCGCGGTGCGCCACGGCGACACCACGCGGTACGAGCGGAGCCAGCAGGCCGACGACCCGCCCGACGTGCTGATCACGACGCCGGAGAGCCTCCAAGCGGTCTTGACCGGCTCGAAGATGCGGGTCGCGCTCGAATCGGTCGAACACGTCGTGATAGACGAGGTCCACGAACTCGCGTCGGCGAAGCGGGGCGCCCAGCTCACGGTCGGCCTCGAACGGCTCCGACGCGTCGCGGGCCCGTTCCAGCGGGTCGGTCTCTCCGCGACGGTCGGCGACCCCGAGGAGGTCGGGCGGTTCCTCGTCGGCGTCGGGAAGCGCGACCCGGACCGGCCGGGCGACCGCGCGTTCGAGACCGTCGAGGTCGCGGCGGGGACGCGGACCGACGTGCGGGTGCTCGACCCGGAGATAACGGACGCTGACTCGCGGCTCGCCGGCGAGCTGGCGGTCGACGAGACGACCGCGAGCCACGTCCGGACGATCCGCGAGATCGTCGCGGAACACGAGTCGACGCTGGTCTTCGTCAACACGCGCCAGACCGCGGAGGCGCTCGGCTCGCGGTTCAAGACGCTCGCGGAGAAGGAACGCGAAGCGGCCGAGAGCGGAAGCAGGGAGCGCGGCGGCGACACCGCCGACCCCGACGAGGTCACCGAGATCGAACTCCACCACGGCTCGCTGTCGAAGGAGGTCCGGATCGACGTGGAAGACCGGTTTAAATCGGGCGACCTCGACGGCCTGGTCTGCACGTCCTCGATGGAGCTCGGCATCGACGTGGGCCGCGTCGACCACGTGGTCCAGTACGGGAGCCCCCGCGAGGTCGCTCGCCTGCTCCAGCGCGTCGGGCGCGCGGGCCACCGCCGCGACCTGGTCTCAGAAGGGACCGTCGTGACGCAGGGAGGCGACGACACGCTCGAAGCGATGGCGATCGCGCGGCGCGCCGGCGACGAACTCGTCGAGCCGGCGAACATCCACCACGGCAGCCTCGATACGGTCGCCAACCAGATCGTCGGGGTCGTGATGGACGGGGGCGACGTTCACGCCCGCGAGGCGTACGCGACCGTCACGAGCGCCTACCCGTTCGAGGACCTCTCCGAGCCGGAGTTCCAAGAGGTCGTCCGCGAACTCGACGGCAACCGGCTGCTGTGGCTCGACGAGGAGACGGACATCCTCGAGAAGTCGGGCGGCACCTGGCAGTACTTCTACGCGAACCTCTCGATGATCCCCGACGAGTCCACCTACGAGGTGTACGATATGTCCTCGCGGCGGGGTATCGGAACCTTAGACGAGCAGTTCGTCGTCAACTTCGCCGGTCCCGGTGAGACGTTCGTCCAGCGCGGCGAGATGTGGCGGATCACGGAGGTCGACGAGGAGGAGGAGCGCGTGAACGTCACGCCGATCCCCGACCCCACGGGCGAGGTGCCCTCGTGGGTCGGTCAGGAGATCCCCGTCCCGAGGCCCGTCGCCGAGGAGGTGGGGGAGATTCGCGGCGAGGCCGCGACCGCCCTCGACGCCGGCTCGACCCCGGGAGCGGTCGCGGCCGACCTCGCGGAGCGGTACCCCGCCGACGAGGCGACGGTCGCCGCCGCCCTGGAGACGGTCGTCGACCACGTCGACGCCGGCCATCCGGTTCCGACCGACGAGCGGGTCGTGATCGAGGGGAGCGCCCGCACCGTCGCGGTCGACGCCGCCTTCGGGCACGAGGTCAACGAGACGCTCGCGCGCCTGCTCGCGGCGCTCGTCGGCCAGCGCGCCGGGTCGTCGGTCGGGATGGACGTGGACCCGTACCGGATCGAGTTCGAGGTCCCGCACGGCGTCACCCCCGGAACCTTCCGCGAGGTACTGGAGACGACCGACGCCGACCGGCTGGAGGCGTACCTCGAACTCGCGGTCAAGAAGTCGGACGCGCTGAAGTTCACGCTCGCGCAGGTCGCCGCGAAGTTCGGCGCCGTCAAGCGCTACCGGGAGGGCAGGGGAAAGTTCGGCGGCGACCGCCTGCTCGCGGCCCTGGAGGACACGCCCGTCTACGACGAGGCGCTCCGCGAGGTGTTCCACGCCGACCTCGCGGCCCCGGAGACGGCCGAACTGCTCGCCGCGATTCAGTCGGCGGCGAGCGGCGGCGACGGCGTCGCGGTCGAGATCGCCCGCGAGCGCACCCCGCTCGGCACCGCCGGACGCTCGGCCGGCACGGAGTTCCTCGTGCCCGACAACGCCGACGCCGACGTGATCGAGACGGTCAGAGAGCGAATTCAAGACGACCGGGTGATCCTCTTCTGTCTCCACTGTACGGACTGGCGGCACACGACGAAGGTCAGGCGCGTCCGCGACCAGCCCGAGTGTCCCGACTGCGGGTCCACCCGGATCGCCGCGCTGAACCCGTGGGACGACGAGACGGTCACAGCGGTGCGAGCGACGGAGAAGGACGACGAGCAGGAGCGCCGCACCGAGCGCGCCCACCGCGCCGCGAGCCTCGTCCAGACGCACGGGAAGCGGGCGGTGATCGCCTTGGCTGCCCGCGGCGTCGGCCCGCACAACGCCGCGCGGATCATCAACAAGCTCCGCGAGGACGAAGACGAGTTCTACCGCGACGTGCTCCGGCAGGAGCGCGAGTATGCCCGCACACAGTCGTTCTGGGACTGA
- a CDS encoding stage II sporulation protein M — MDLSAAVAAMTATLRRRPADLLPFYLLGTAVPVIARLGTFAALAGIYVHLELTGRLATVRDALAGIEPPPETQDPEALRAWVDGVAPAFEPLLTPTVGALFVAGVLVTAVLAVLSYAVVSAGQLSTVIAALRDERGLVGGIAGARSRWLTFLGLYAAELLLWAGVVALGSIAVGAAFLANPFLGAALAVVALLVGFVVLLLVRILFAFAPVAVVVDDAGVVGGVEGAGGFVRSNPVDAAAYLVVAVGTLVAVASVASGVAFLGGGAVVALASAVVVAPALDLLKTALYGDYRGTVDPVSPPQAGVGTQFVGGLRRGWRELTGFVRATPGHHALAVAVAVGFGAVGWLAAGPFVGTVSTSIEGRLVGHVPPVAALTFFGNNWGVAIATAFSGVGLVVPALSSLGFNGLALGATAALEENLPALVAFVVPHGIFEIPALVISGALGIRLGAVSWRTFRGRETRERFADALETAFWVTVGLGVLLGVAAVVEGFVSPYYWRPFL, encoded by the coding sequence ATGGACCTCTCCGCCGCCGTCGCGGCCATGACAGCGACCCTCCGCCGGCGCCCCGCCGACCTTCTGCCCTTCTACCTCCTCGGCACCGCAGTGCCCGTGATCGCTCGGCTCGGAACGTTCGCCGCGCTGGCGGGCATCTACGTCCACCTCGAACTGACCGGGCGGCTCGCGACGGTCCGCGACGCGCTGGCCGGGATCGAACCGCCGCCGGAGACGCAGGACCCGGAGGCGCTCCGAGCGTGGGTCGATGGGGTGGCTCCCGCGTTCGAACCGCTGTTGACGCCGACCGTCGGCGCGCTGTTCGTCGCCGGGGTACTCGTCACGGCCGTCCTCGCGGTTCTCTCGTACGCCGTCGTCTCGGCCGGCCAGCTCTCGACGGTCATCGCCGCCCTCCGCGACGAGCGGGGACTCGTCGGGGGAATCGCGGGCGCTCGGTCCCGCTGGCTCACGTTCCTCGGGCTGTACGCCGCCGAACTCCTGTTGTGGGCCGGGGTGGTCGCACTCGGGTCGATCGCGGTCGGGGCGGCGTTCCTCGCGAACCCGTTCCTCGGCGCCGCGCTCGCGGTCGTCGCCCTCCTCGTCGGCTTCGTCGTCCTCCTGCTCGTGCGGATCCTGTTCGCGTTCGCGCCGGTGGCCGTCGTCGTCGACGACGCCGGCGTGGTCGGGGGCGTGGAGGGCGCGGGCGGCTTCGTGCGGTCGAATCCCGTCGACGCGGCCGCGTACCTCGTCGTCGCCGTCGGGACGCTGGTCGCCGTCGCGTCCGTCGCTTCGGGGGTCGCGTTCCTCGGCGGCGGCGCCGTCGTCGCACTCGCCAGCGCGGTCGTCGTCGCGCCCGCGCTCGACCTGTTGAAGACCGCCCTCTACGGCGACTACCGCGGAACGGTCGACCCCGTCTCGCCGCCCCAGGCCGGCGTCGGGACGCAGTTCGTCGGCGGTCTCCGTCGCGGGTGGCGCGAACTGACCGGGTTCGTCCGAGCGACGCCGGGCCACCACGCGCTCGCGGTCGCCGTCGCCGTCGGGTTCGGCGCGGTCGGCTGGCTGGCCGCCGGTCCCTTCGTCGGGACGGTATCGACGTCGATCGAGGGGCGGCTGGTCGGACACGTCCCGCCCGTGGCGGCACTGACGTTCTTCGGGAACAACTGGGGGGTCGCGATCGCGACCGCCTTCTCCGGGGTCGGACTCGTCGTCCCCGCGCTGTCGTCGCTCGGGTTCAACGGGCTCGCGCTCGGCGCCACCGCTGCCTTAGAGGAGAATCTCCCGGCGCTCGTCGCGTTCGTTGTCCCTCACGGGATCTTCGAGATCCCGGCGCTCGTCATTTCGGGGGCGCTCGGGATCCGGCTCGGCGCCGTCTCGTGGCGGACGTTCCGCGGCCGCGAGACCCGCGAGCGGTTCGCTGACGCCTTAGAGACCGCGTTCTGGGTGACCGTCGGACTCGGGGTCCTGCTCGGCGTCGCCGCCGTCGTCGAGGGGTTCGTCAGCCCGTACTACTGGCGGCCGTTCCTGTGA
- a CDS encoding helix-turn-helix domain-containing protein: MKRRGRTTGSIAALLLAVCCVAALGVAVPAGAQSVAVPQTDDQPAPDNTITRIDLAADGSATWEITLRTRLENDSDVAEYERFQGRFRSNTSRYLDPFSERMSGVVAAANDSSDREMRATDFAADTAIQEVPRRWGVVRFRFTWTGFAAVDGDAVVAGDVFAGGFFITDDDSLAVSVPDGYAVESVSPDPDEVGDGVVEWRGREDFDDGRPSVRAVPAARGGGDAGGDGAGGGADSGGVGNATLLAALALVFGAAGLAAYAVRTGRLGLGGEQTDHGRGSTATDRNDAVDDDGGAATTTEPGTGNESDAVDPELLTDEDRIRRTLRERDGRMKQSDVVEELGWSKSKTSRVLSRMAEEGDIEKLRIGRENVIDLAADPADED; encoded by the coding sequence ATGAAACGACGCGGCCGGACGACCGGTTCGATCGCCGCCCTCCTCCTCGCCGTCTGCTGCGTGGCGGCTCTCGGCGTCGCCGTCCCCGCCGGTGCGCAGTCCGTCGCGGTCCCCCAGACCGACGATCAGCCCGCCCCGGACAACACGATCACGCGGATCGACCTCGCTGCCGACGGCTCGGCGACGTGGGAGATCACCCTCCGGACGCGACTCGAAAACGACTCCGACGTCGCGGAGTACGAGCGGTTCCAAGGCCGGTTCCGGTCGAACACGAGCCGCTACCTCGATCCCTTCTCCGAACGGATGTCCGGCGTCGTCGCGGCCGCGAACGACTCGTCGGACCGCGAGATGCGCGCGACCGACTTCGCGGCCGACACCGCGATACAGGAGGTCCCGCGGCGGTGGGGCGTCGTTCGCTTCCGGTTCACGTGGACCGGCTTCGCCGCGGTCGACGGCGACGCCGTGGTCGCCGGGGACGTCTTCGCTGGGGGGTTCTTTATCACCGACGACGACTCGCTGGCCGTCTCGGTGCCGGACGGGTACGCGGTCGAGTCGGTCTCCCCGGACCCGGACGAGGTCGGCGACGGCGTCGTCGAGTGGCGCGGCCGCGAGGACTTCGACGACGGCCGGCCGAGCGTCCGCGCCGTGCCGGCGGCGAGAGGCGGCGGCGACGCCGGCGGCGACGGCGCGGGCGGAGGGGCGGACTCGGGCGGGGTCGGGAACGCAACTCTCCTCGCCGCGCTCGCACTCGTCTTCGGGGCGGCCGGACTCGCCGCATACGCCGTGCGGACCGGTCGGCTCGGACTCGGCGGCGAGCAGACCGATCACGGGAGAGGCTCCACGGCCACAGACCGCAACGACGCCGTCGACGATGACGGCGGGGCCGCCACTACGACCGAGCCCGGCACCGGCAACGAGTCCGACGCGGTCGATCCCGAACTCCTCACCGACGAGGACCGGATCAGGCGGACCCTCCGCGAGCGCGATGGACGGATGAAGCAGTCCGACGTAGTCGAGGAACTCGGCTGGTCGAAATCAAAGACCTCGCGCGTGCTCTCGCGGATGGCTGAGGAGGGTGATATCGAGAAGCTGCGGATCGGCCGCGAGAACGTGATCGATCTCGCCGCCGACCCGGCCGACGAGGACTGA
- a CDS encoding PLD nuclease N-terminal domain-containing protein, which translates to MEPFVAVILIGVPLAWLVGFATYAYVDAPKHGMNPRKWALIAFALPLFGLLAYVFERDEQGYDHESDPYAEGSDERTGGFAVHESRQGEKRLGPAGTEAEEGDDGDDEWNDPDGVDL; encoded by the coding sequence ATGGAGCCGTTCGTCGCCGTCATCCTGATCGGTGTCCCGCTCGCGTGGCTCGTCGGCTTCGCGACCTACGCGTACGTCGACGCGCCGAAGCACGGAATGAACCCGCGAAAGTGGGCGCTGATCGCCTTCGCCCTCCCGCTTTTCGGCCTCCTCGCGTACGTCTTCGAGCGCGACGAGCAGGGGTACGACCACGAAAGCGACCCGTACGCCGAGGGGAGCGACGAGCGGACGGGCGGCTTCGCGGTTCACGAGTCGCGCCAAGGCGAGAAGCGTCTCGGCCCGGCGGGGACCGAGGCGGAGGAGGGCGACGACGGGGACGACGAGTGGAACGACCCGGACGGCGTCGACCTGTGA
- the kynU gene encoding kynureninase: MDDPYAPARGALAGEGLDGAGDTGDDADTDPAVLAARLDDADPLSEFADRYRLPDDRLYMDGNSLGPASDAALASLDRVVDEWREQLISGWTDADPAWFEVGERLGAALAPLVGAEPGEVVVGNSITVNIHTLVGTFLDELSDGNGPEREGVAAADGTWTPDGDPDADPDADPAVLVNELDFPSDHYAIRAQLRQRGIDPDEKLRAVPSRDGRTIDPRDVEAALAAHGDVGIVFMPTALYRSGQLFDVERIAAAAHEAGAYAGFDAAHSAGAVPHAFDEAGVDFAVWCTYKYLNAGPGSIGALYVAERHHGLTPSLAGWWGHEKATQFEMNTEYTPADSAGAWQIGTPPLLSAAPLEGSVELLREAGIDRLRAKSLALTDFLIALVDDRLPAVSVGTPREHAARGGHAALEHPDAERLSESLTDRGVVVDFRPPNVVRVCPAAPYTSFADVLEVVDEIEAILESGAHEAYATNGGGVT, from the coding sequence CGCGCGGCGCGCTCGCAGGCGAGGGCCTCGACGGCGCGGGCGATACAGGCGACGACGCCGACACCGATCCCGCCGTTTTGGCCGCCCGGCTCGACGACGCCGACCCGCTCTCAGAGTTCGCGGACCGATACCGGCTCCCGGACGACCGCCTCTACATGGACGGTAACTCGCTCGGTCCGGCCAGCGACGCCGCGCTCGCGAGCCTCGACCGCGTCGTCGACGAGTGGCGCGAGCAGCTGATCTCCGGGTGGACCGACGCCGACCCGGCGTGGTTCGAGGTCGGCGAGCGGCTCGGCGCGGCGCTCGCCCCGCTCGTCGGCGCCGAACCGGGCGAGGTCGTCGTCGGCAACTCGATCACGGTGAACATCCACACGCTCGTCGGGACGTTCCTCGACGAGCTGTCGGACGGCAACGGACCGGAGCGCGAGGGGGTCGCGGCCGCGGACGGAACGTGGACGCCGGACGGCGACCCCGACGCCGACCCCGACGCCGACCCCGCGGTTCTCGTCAACGAGCTCGACTTCCCCTCCGACCACTACGCGATCCGGGCGCAGCTCCGTCAGCGCGGGATCGACCCCGACGAGAAGCTCCGAGCCGTTCCGAGCCGGGACGGGCGGACGATCGACCCCCGAGACGTCGAGGCCGCGCTGGCGGCGCACGGCGACGTGGGGATCGTCTTCATGCCGACCGCGCTGTACCGCTCCGGCCAGCTGTTCGACGTTGAACGGATCGCGGCGGCCGCCCACGAGGCGGGCGCGTACGCCGGGTTCGACGCGGCCCACTCCGCGGGGGCCGTTCCACACGCGTTCGACGAGGCGGGCGTCGACTTCGCGGTGTGGTGCACCTACAAGTACCTCAACGCCGGGCCGGGGTCGATCGGCGCGCTGTACGTCGCCGAGCGCCACCACGGACTCACGCCCTCGCTGGCGGGGTGGTGGGGTCACGAGAAGGCGACGCAGTTCGAGATGAACACCGAGTACACGCCCGCCGACTCCGCGGGCGCGTGGCAGATCGGGACGCCGCCGCTGCTCTCTGCCGCGCCCCTCGAAGGCTCGGTCGAACTCCTGCGAGAGGCGGGGATCGACCGCCTGCGCGCCAAGTCGCTCGCCCTGACCGACTTCCTGATCGCGCTCGTCGACGACAGACTCCCGGCGGTCTCGGTCGGAACCCCCAGAGAGCACGCGGCCCGCGGGGGCCACGCCGCCCTGGAACACCCCGACGCCGAACGACTGAGCGAGTCGCTGACCGACCGCGGCGTCGTCGTCGACTTCCGGCCGCCGAACGTGGTCCGGGTGTGCCCCGCGGCGCCGTACACCTCGTTTGCCGACGTACTCGAAGTCGTCGACGAAATCGAGGCGATCCTCGAATCCGGCGCACACGAGGCCTACGCGACGAACGGCGGCGGCGTGACGTAG
- a CDS encoding DUF6276 family protein produces MSCPHCDADVVAFAVPSALREHAPADAAAICTRCLRVVPASETGVDGRATADPDLSAVDPAFPSGEAGIALALCCGKLESFALNRESIEALIGHAERAGADVFAFLGRLDAADAAFDLDRRRAALIDAL; encoded by the coding sequence GTGTCCTGTCCTCACTGCGACGCCGACGTCGTCGCGTTCGCGGTGCCGTCCGCGCTCCGCGAGCACGCCCCGGCCGACGCGGCCGCGATCTGTACCCGCTGTCTCCGCGTCGTCCCCGCGAGCGAGACGGGCGTCGACGGTCGCGCGACCGCCGACCCGGACCTCTCCGCGGTCGACCCCGCGTTTCCGTCCGGTGAGGCGGGGATCGCCTTGGCGCTCTGTTGCGGCAAGCTGGAGTCGTTCGCGCTGAACCGCGAATCGATCGAGGCCCTGATCGGTCACGCCGAACGGGCGGGCGCCGACGTCTTCGCGTTCCTCGGTCGACTGGACGCGGCCGACGCCGCGTTCGACCTCGACCGCCGCCGGGCGGCGCTGATCGACGCGCTCTGA
- a CDS encoding PAS domain-containing protein: MRGESNNDADEFEAAGREVETVYEAMFLEMDDAVFLVEVAETDDGYEFAFRQNNAAYQEQTGFSEDKMRGQTPRELLGEEQGAAVAANYRRCVERGTTIEYEERLEFPGGTTDWQTKLTPITEDGAITRIVGVARDVTEKKEREREYRRTHRRFQTVLETMSAAAFLKDTDGRYLLMNRACRDLFGADADPVGMTDEELFPRSVAERARADDLQVINGGETVEVEETIPTSAGETSRLTRKSPVYDGEGDVRAICGVSTDITEQKRHEEEIEATRKELRQIIDLVPDLVFVKNHDGEYLLANEATAEAYGKTPEEVEGNSEAEIIPSAEDSAAFRQDDIEVIESGEPKAVGEETLTTAAGETRILQTTKIPYRNPKTGEDAVLGYARDVTDLKAYEETLERQRDSLTLLNQVVRHDIRNQLMVVESYTELLEGSLPDDQSRTHARTVIEAAKQAREITETARDVTDVLLQVGADPSPMSLRDELSEQIAQLRSDQDRTTVSVDGSIPDVTVLADELLEAVFRNLLTNAVVHNDKDVAEIAVSTRVSDDSVRVSIADNGPGIADDHKGDIFQEGEKGLESGGTGVGLYLVKTLVDKYEGDIWVEDNEPTGSVFVVELSIVD; the protein is encoded by the coding sequence ATGCGAGGAGAATCAAACAACGACGCCGACGAGTTTGAAGCGGCGGGCAGAGAGGTGGAAACCGTATACGAGGCGATGTTTCTGGAGATGGACGACGCAGTTTTTCTGGTCGAAGTCGCGGAGACGGACGACGGATACGAGTTCGCGTTTCGACAGAACAACGCCGCGTATCAGGAACAGACGGGGTTTTCCGAGGACAAGATGCGGGGTCAGACGCCGCGGGAACTCCTCGGCGAGGAGCAGGGAGCGGCCGTGGCAGCGAACTACCGTCGCTGCGTCGAACGGGGGACCACGATCGAGTACGAAGAGCGGCTCGAGTTCCCGGGGGGGACGACCGACTGGCAGACGAAACTGACGCCGATCACCGAGGACGGAGCGATAACCCGTATCGTCGGCGTCGCTCGGGACGTTACGGAAAAAAAGGAGCGGGAACGAGAGTACCGGCGCACGCACCGCCGGTTCCAGACGGTGTTAGAGACGATGTCGGCGGCGGCGTTTCTGAAAGACACCGACGGTCGGTATCTCCTGATGAACCGGGCGTGCCGCGACCTGTTCGGTGCCGACGCGGATCCCGTCGGAATGACCGACGAGGAGCTCTTTCCGCGATCGGTTGCCGAGCGGGCCCGGGCGGACGACCTCCAGGTAATCAACGGCGGAGAGACGGTGGAAGTCGAAGAGACGATCCCGACATCCGCGGGCGAGACGAGCCGGCTGACTCGGAAGTCACCCGTGTACGACGGCGAAGGCGATGTTCGGGCGATCTGTGGCGTTTCGACCGATATCACCGAGCAGAAACGGCACGAGGAGGAGATCGAAGCGACCCGGAAGGAGCTTCGACAGATCATCGACCTCGTGCCGGACCTCGTGTTCGTGAAGAACCACGACGGCGAATACCTTCTGGCCAACGAGGCGACCGCGGAGGCGTACGGGAAGACGCCCGAAGAGGTCGAGGGGAACTCCGAGGCGGAGATCATCCCGAGCGCCGAGGACTCGGCGGCGTTCCGGCAGGACGACATCGAGGTGATCGAGTCGGGCGAACCGAAGGCGGTCGGCGAGGAGACGCTGACGACGGCAGCCGGCGAAACGCGAATCCTACAGACGACGAAGATCCCGTACCGGAACCCGAAGACGGGCGAAGACGCCGTCTTGGGGTACGCCCGCGACGTGACCGATCTGAAGGCGTACGAGGAGACGCTCGAACGGCAGCGGGACAGTCTCACCCTGCTCAATCAGGTCGTCCGCCACGACATCCGGAACCAGCTGATGGTCGTAGAGTCGTACACGGAGCTACTCGAAGGCTCGCTTCCTGACGACCAGAGCCGAACGCACGCACGGACCGTCATCGAAGCGGCCAAACAGGCGAGGGAGATCACGGAGACGGCCAGAGACGTCACGGACGTGCTGCTACAGGTCGGAGCCGACCCGTCTCCGATGAGTCTCCGCGACGAACTCTCCGAGCAGATAGCACAGCTACGGTCGGATCAGGACCGCACGACGGTGTCCGTCGACGGGTCGATCCCCGACGTGACCGTGCTGGCCGACGAGCTGTTAGAAGCAGTGTTCCGGAACCTGCTGACGAACGCGGTCGTCCACAACGACAAGGACGTGGCCGAGATCGCCGTCTCGACACGCGTGTCGGACGATTCCGTGCGGGTATCGATCGCTGACAACGGTCCCGGAATCGCGGACGATCACAAGGGAGACATCTTTCAGGAGGGAGAGAAGGGCCTCGAAAGCGGCGGAACGGGCGTCGGCCTGTACCTCGTCAAGACGCTCGTCGACAAGTACGAGGGCGACATCTGGGTCGAGGACAACGAACCGACGGGTAGCGTGTTCGTCGTCGAGCTGTCGATCGTCGACTGA